One stretch of Actinomycetota bacterium DNA includes these proteins:
- a CDS encoding signal recognition particle protein, which translates to MFDNLSERLKGVFDKLTGRGTLSEADVDAAMREIRMALLEADVDFHVVKDFVGKVRERAVGADVTKSLTPGQTVIKIVLDELTALMGSTESRLVLSGRIPAIVMVVGLQGSGKTTACAKLANLLRKQGRAPLLVACDVYRPAAIDQLEALGRELDVPVFRGEEGADPVDIAKAGVRDAVERMRDTVIVDTAGRLHIDEEMMDEVARIKAALKPDQILMVLDAMTGQDAVNVAKAFAERVDFDGVILSKLDGDARGGAALAVRAVTGKPVKFASLGERPDSLEVFRPDGMAKRILGMGDVVGLIEKAQEVADEEQAAAAEKLLRKGDFTLDDFLAQLEQVRKMGSLSDILGMLPGGDRMRAVKDAEIDERALDRTAAIIRSMSAEERRNPAVINGSRRERIARGAGVQVFDVNQLLKQYGQARKLLKQMRQMGGKKGARMRFPGMPGGF; encoded by the coding sequence GTGTTCGACAACCTGTCCGAGCGCCTCAAGGGCGTCTTCGACAAGCTCACCGGGCGCGGCACGCTCTCCGAGGCCGATGTCGACGCCGCGATGCGCGAGATCCGCATGGCGCTGCTCGAGGCCGACGTCGACTTCCATGTCGTGAAGGACTTCGTCGGCAAGGTGCGCGAGCGCGCGGTGGGCGCGGACGTCACCAAGAGCCTCACGCCCGGTCAGACCGTCATCAAGATCGTCCTCGATGAGCTCACCGCGCTCATGGGGTCCACGGAATCGCGGCTCGTTCTGTCAGGCCGCATCCCTGCGATCGTGATGGTTGTCGGCCTTCAGGGAAGCGGCAAGACGACCGCGTGCGCGAAGCTCGCGAACCTCCTGCGCAAGCAGGGGAGGGCGCCGCTCCTCGTAGCCTGCGACGTCTACCGCCCGGCCGCCATCGACCAGCTCGAGGCCCTCGGGCGCGAGCTCGACGTCCCCGTCTTCCGCGGCGAGGAGGGCGCCGACCCGGTCGACATCGCCAAGGCGGGCGTGCGCGACGCGGTCGAGCGCATGCGCGACACCGTCATCGTCGACACTGCCGGACGGCTGCACATCGACGAGGAGATGATGGACGAGGTCGCGCGCATCAAGGCAGCGCTGAAGCCCGACCAGATCCTCATGGTGCTCGACGCGATGACCGGCCAGGACGCGGTCAACGTCGCGAAAGCCTTCGCCGAGCGCGTCGACTTCGACGGGGTGATCCTCTCCAAGCTCGATGGCGACGCCCGAGGCGGAGCGGCGCTCGCGGTGCGGGCCGTCACCGGCAAGCCGGTGAAGTTCGCCTCGCTCGGGGAGCGGCCCGACTCGCTCGAGGTCTTCCGCCCCGACGGGATGGCGAAGCGCATCCTCGGGATGGGCGACGTCGTAGGGCTCATCGAGAAGGCGCAGGAGGTCGCGGACGAGGAGCAGGCCGCGGCTGCGGAGAAGCTGCTGCGCAAGGGTGACTTCACACTCGACGACTTCCTCGCGCAGCTCGAGCAGGTCCGCAAGATGGGGTCGCTGTCCGACATCCTCGGGATGCTGCCCGGCGGCGACAGGATGCGCGCGGTCAAGGACGCCGAGATCGACGAACGCGCTCTCGACCGAACGGCCGCGATCATCCGCTCGATGAGCGCCGAGGAGCGCCGCAACCCCGCGGTGATCAACGGCAGCCGGCGGGAGCGCATCGCCCGGGGTGCCGGAGTGCAGGTCTTCGACGTGAACCAGCTGCTCAAGCAGTACGGCCAGGCACGAAAGCTCCTCAAGCAGATGCGGCAGATGGGCGGCAAGAAGGGTGCCCGGATGCGCTTCCCGGGCATGCCCGGGGGCTTCTGA
- the lepB gene encoding signal peptidase I, whose protein sequence is MSSRAPSRALGDVAIDGGATPVAGRSSDRLAAALVIPLTLVLVVLIGLLYVVFRPVRVDGPSMEPVLLSGDRVLVQPGYGFPRRGDVVVVTDEPRPGEDLIKRVVGVPGDTVEVRDDVAIVNGENEAYGFPLTLAAGTRPYRLPAVTVPMGTVYLMGDNRPVSFDSRDFGPVPVDSVMGRVVAVILPPPRAHALDYGTR, encoded by the coding sequence CTGAGTTCGCGCGCGCCCTCACGGGCGCTGGGTGACGTGGCCATCGACGGCGGCGCGACCCCGGTCGCAGGGCGGTCCTCCGACCGCCTCGCCGCGGCCCTCGTCATCCCGCTCACCCTCGTACTCGTAGTACTCATCGGCCTGCTCTACGTCGTGTTCCGCCCTGTGCGCGTCGACGGCCCGTCGATGGAGCCGGTCCTGCTCTCGGGCGACCGCGTCCTCGTCCAGCCCGGCTACGGCTTTCCGCGCCGCGGCGACGTGGTCGTCGTGACGGACGAGCCCCGTCCCGGCGAGGACCTGATCAAGCGGGTCGTGGGCGTTCCGGGCGACACCGTCGAGGTGCGCGACGACGTCGCGATCGTGAACGGCGAGAACGAGGCATACGGCTTCCCGCTCACACTCGCCGCAGGAACGCGGCCGTACCGGCTGCCGGCGGTGACCGTCCCCATGGGCACCGTGTACCTCATGGGCGACAACCGCCCGGTCTCGTTCGACAGCCGTGACTTCGGGCCCGTGCCGGTCGACAGCGTGATGGGACGCGTCGTGGCGGTGATCCTGCCTCCGCCGCGCGCCCACGCGCTAGACTACGGTACCCGCTGA
- the ftsY gene encoding signal recognition particle-docking protein FtsY: MPAPWASWLGDGLARTRDRLAGQINTILGRGPELGPDFWDDLEAALITADVGAVASAEIVGRLRTLAARDALPDAAAVVARLADELAAELGAPATDFLSERPVTVLVVGVNGTGKTTTIGKLAKVASDAGARVLLGSADTFRAAADEQLAAWSDRAGVEIVRAERGSDPASVVFDTMRRARESAADLVLVDTAGRLHTKADLMAELSKVARVAERESPYPVRTLLVMDATTGQNGLSQARTFNETVPIDGIALTKLDGTAKGGIVIAVVRELGVPVLRIGVGEGADDLRPFDAAEFARALTGAG, translated from the coding sequence ATGCCGGCGCCGTGGGCTAGCTGGCTCGGCGACGGCCTCGCGCGCACGCGCGACCGCCTCGCCGGCCAGATCAACACCATCCTCGGACGCGGACCCGAACTCGGCCCGGACTTCTGGGACGACCTCGAGGCGGCGCTCATCACCGCTGACGTCGGAGCTGTGGCCTCGGCCGAGATCGTCGGGCGCCTCCGGACGCTCGCGGCCCGCGACGCGCTCCCGGATGCCGCCGCCGTGGTTGCGCGGCTCGCCGACGAGCTCGCCGCGGAGCTGGGCGCCCCTGCGACGGACTTCCTGTCCGAGCGTCCGGTGACGGTGCTCGTCGTCGGCGTGAACGGGACGGGCAAGACGACCACCATCGGCAAGCTCGCCAAGGTGGCCTCGGACGCGGGGGCGCGGGTGCTCCTCGGCTCGGCGGACACCTTCCGCGCGGCCGCTGACGAGCAGCTCGCGGCATGGTCCGACCGTGCGGGCGTTGAGATCGTCCGCGCCGAACGCGGCAGCGATCCCGCATCTGTGGTGTTCGACACGATGCGCCGCGCGCGAGAGAGCGCGGCCGACCTCGTGCTCGTCGACACCGCCGGACGCCTCCACACCAAGGCGGACCTGATGGCGGAGCTCTCCAAGGTCGCCCGCGTCGCCGAGCGCGAGAGCCCGTACCCGGTGCGCACGCTGCTCGTCATGGACGCCACCACCGGACAGAACGGCCTGTCGCAGGCGCGCACCTTCAACGAGACCGTCCCCATCGACGGCATCGCGCTCACCAAGCTCGACGGCACCGCGAAGGGCGGCATCGTCATCGCCGTCGTCCGCGAGCTCGGCGTGCCCGTCCTTCGCATCGGGGTCGGGGAGGGCGCGGACGACCTGAGGCCCTTCGACGCCGCTGAGTTCGCGCGCGCCCTCACGGGCGCTGGGTGA